A single genomic interval of Vulpes lagopus strain Blue_001 chromosome 19, ASM1834538v1, whole genome shotgun sequence harbors:
- the AGTR1 gene encoding type-1 angiotensin II receptor, producing MILNSSTEDGIKRIQDDCPKAGRHNYIFVMIPTLYSIIFVVGIFGNSLVVIVIYFYMKLKTVASVFLLNLALADLCFLLTLPLWAVYTAMEYRWPFGNYLCKIASASVSFNLYASVFLLTCLSIDRYVAIVHPMKSRLRRTMLMAKVTCIIIWLLAGLASLPTIIHRNVFFIENTNITVCAFHYESQNSTLPIGLGLTKNILGFLFPFLIILTSYTLIWKTLKRAYEIQKNKPRNDDIFKIIMAIVLFFFFSWVPHQIFTFLDVLIQLGIIHDCKIADIVDTAMPITICIAYFNNCLNPLFYGFLGKKFKKYFLQLLKYIPPKAKSHSSLSTKMSTLSYRPSDHGNASTKKSASCVEVE from the coding sequence ATGATCCTCAACTCTTCCACTGAAGATGGTATTAAAAGAATCCAAGATGACTGTCCCAAAGCTGGAAggcataattatatatttgtcatGATCCCTACTTTATACAGTATCATCTTTGTGGTGGGAATATTTGGAAACAGCTTGGTAGTGATTGTCATTTACTTTTACATGAAACTGAAGACTGTGGccagtgtttttcttttgaatttagcATTGGCTGACTTGTGCTTTTTACTGACTTTGCCACTATGGGCTGTCTACACTGCTATGGAATACCGCTGGCCCTTTGGTAATTACCTATGTAAGATCGCTTCAGCCAGTGTCAGTTTCAACCTCTATGCCAGTGTGTTTCTACTTACATGTCTAAGCATCGATCGTTATGTGGCTATTGTTCATCCAATGAAGTCCCGCCTTCGGCGCACAATGCTTATGGCAAAAGTCACCTGCATCATTATTTGGCTGCTGGCTGGCTTGGCAAGTTTGCCAACTATAATCCACCGAAATGTGTTTTTCATTGAGAACACCAATATCACAGTTTGTGCTTTCCATTATGAATCCCAAAATTCAACCCTCCCCATTGGACTGGGCCTAACCAAGAATATACTGggtttcttgtttccttttctgatcaTTCTTACAAGTTATACTCTTATTTGGAAGACCCTAAAGAGGGCTTATGAGATTCAGAAGAACAAGCCAAGAAATGATGATATTTTCAAGATAATTATGGcaattgtgcttttctttttcttttcctgggttCCCCACCAAATATTCACTTTTCTGGATGTACTGATTCAGCTGGGCATCATACATGACTGTAAAATTGCAGATATTGTTGACACCGCCATGCCCATCACTATTTGCATAGCTTATTTTAACAATTGCCTGAATCCTCTCTTTTATGGctttctggggaaaaaatttaaaaaatattttctccagcttCTGAAATACATCCCTCCAAAGGCCAAATCCCACTCAAGCCTATCAACAAAAATGAGCACACTTTCCTACCGCCCCTCAGATCATGGAAACGCATCCACCAAGAAGTCTGCTTCATGTGTTGAAGTTGAATGA